The Gymnogyps californianus isolate 813 chromosome 5, ASM1813914v2, whole genome shotgun sequence DNA segment ggcagggcctcTCCTGCAGTGAGAGCTCTGGGgaaaagtgtttatttcttAGCTCTTCTGTTTAGCTGATAGGACAAAGACGCCCCTGgtcttcagcagagctgtgaggCGTGACAGCTCTGGCCGTGGAGTGAGGAATGACGAGGTGTGGTGGGAGCACTGGACTCGGGCTGCAGCCAGCCTAGGCTGCTCTAGCAGCTGCCATGGATCTTCCTGCAGGCTCTGGAGTTGTcttcctgcctctctctttGGCTAAGGAAAAGCCAAAGGAAGAAGTCTCTACCTGGTTGAGCAGCTTGACGGCACGGGAAACTTAGGAAGATGGGAGACAAATGAGCAAAGCAAAGTCTTTAATTAAACAGGCATCATATTCCACAGCTCCGTACAGAGACAGTGCTGACACTGGATCCTGCGTAAAGCTGCTCTGAACCCTGAACTGTTTATGTTCCTTGAACAGTACTTAAATGTGAATATCTTGCTCTGTAATGAATAAAAAGTCCCTTGCAGCTGCTGTGACACCAAATCGTGTAAGGGAAGTCTGGCTATAAGAAtggacagagcagcagcaggaaaggaaggtcctatggctgcaggaggagaacTGAGAAGCCCAGGGGTAGTTACGCAGATCATACTGAAGCCTGAATTGGTGTAGATCAGTGCTGGCATTTGTGGGTGCGTTTCATAACCCAAGTATTCCCTCCCTGGAAAGCCTGCTAGCACAGTTCCTAAAGAAGCACAGCTCATGCAGCGATACTGTTTGTTCATTGATCCCCCATGGCCTGAGAACATCTAGGCCAATGTCAGCTGAAATTCATGGTGGGAAAAGGATGCCCAACATGTGAACTTCCTGTAATGAGTTCctaagagagagaagaaatactgaaattagtGTCCTTACAGTGATTGTGTGTGTGCCTGAGAATGGCACCCTCCATGGAAAGCTTCAGAGGATGATTTCCTTCTCATATCTACTGTCCTGATGTGTGCTGAGGGGGCACTACTGAAAGGACAACTGTAGAAACTTTTCTCTTtgagtgtgtatatatatatatacacacacacacacccccctttCATTGCAGGACCTGGTCCATTCCCTGGACTTATTGATTTGTATGGATCGGGAGGAGGCCTTGTTGAATACAGAGCAAGTCTCCTGGCTAGCAGAGGCTTCGTGACTCTGGCTCTTGCTTACATGGCCTTTGAAGATCTCCCTGCTATGCCAGAGATTCTTGAACTGGGCTATTTTGAGGAAGCTGTGAACTTTTTGCGGAAGCAGCAACAGGTAAGAGACAAATTATGGTGCTCTTCCTATTGGAAactattttccagttttctaatTGGAATGCTATATGTCACTGAATGCAACTAAGTTTCTGAGATGTTAGAAGGAGACAGCATTGTCTGAAAGACAGCATGATCTGAGAGATGGAAAAGCATATGCCTCAACTCAAATTTTGCTAGTAGTTGGATAGCTGGTTTTGCACAGCATTTTATAACAGTTCATAGACTGTCGTTGTGCAAACCAGTGTTTGTGTAAGATTAAATCAAAGCTGTTCCTGGACTAGAAGCACGAAACTGCTTAAGCAGGAAATCTTAATTTATCTCCCTACTTTTGCATCTTTCAAGattttagaagggaaaaaaatccattgatgttttctgctatttctgaGATGTTACAGGCTTTTGATTCTGAGTAAGTTTCACAAGACAGTAATAAAACACTTTAACAGCAGAGTCCCTTACAGTTGTAGCACTGGAGAGTGTGCCGTGTCTTAAGAAGCTGGGGCTGTATTTGAACAAGTATGTGGGATGAGAAAGACACTTTATAACAATATATCATCATACTTAAACCAAAAGAGACCAAGAGAAATCAAGTAGCATTTAAACTTTGAATGGAATGCTACTTAATGTGGTATTCATTTCACAAAgtaagttatttattttctagcaCATGGACACCAGGAATGTAGGCAGTGTGAGAGCAGAATTCAGCCTTGCTTGTTTGTCTTGTTCCTTATAGAGCTCTGAAACTTCCAGAGTATCTTACAAGACACACATTACAAAATGAATTTGGTATGGAGAGCCTTCACTATAACTAAGTTGATTTAAACAGTTATTGGGCTTACTCAGCCTCAGGTGTAATGAATCTTACGTGTTccaagacaaaacagaagataaCAGGTCAGCTGCAGGAGAGTATCAAACAACAATagcatgaaagaaaatcagtgcaAGTAAACCCATGAAAAAGTGGTTTTCCAAAGGGGCCCTGAGGAGAGAAGATTGAGGGGCTTTGGACACAGGAGCGGTAAAAGATACAATACTGAGAGCAAGTGTCTAGCCAGGATGTGGAGGGAGCAAACAGGCTTTGTCTGTAGAGGTCACCAAGTGTTACAGGAGGAGAAATGTTGAGGAGATGTAGAATTCATAGTCACTCTTGTGGAGGCTCAGCAAAGGGATAGATACGGGAGTGATAGAACCTgaacagagagagggaaggggtaAAATATGGGTGGTCTTAGTTGGATGAGGAGCGAGGAAGCAGAACTGGAGACGTTATGTCAGCCCAGGAAATGAGGAGTAGTTGATAATGGTTGTTTTCATAACTGTGTTGCAGGTGAAAGATACTGGGATTGGCGTTTTGGGCTTGTCTAAAGGAGCTGATCTAGCCCTTTCCATGGCCACGTTTCTACCTGGCATCAAGGCAGCTGTCAGCATATCTGGAAGtggttttaattctttcattCCCCTGCAGGGGGATGGCTTCACTGTTCCTCCCCACCCATATGATTTGGGGAGGATGAAGACCAGTGATGAGTCTGGCCTAGTAGATTTTTCAGATGTCCTAGATGATCACAGGGACCCAGCAACTTGGGACTGTCGCATTCCCATGGAGAGGTCCTTAGCCAAGTTCCTCTTCCTGTCTGGACTGGATGACAGGAACTGGAAGAGTGACCTCTATTGCCGGGATGCCGTTCAGCGCCTTCAGCAGTATGGACGGGAAGTGGAGTTTTGCTCCTATTCTGGAGCAGGGCACCTCTTGGAGCCGCCATACTTGCCTCTGTGCCAGACTTCGATCCACAAAGTGCTTGGGGTGTTTGTGCATTGGGGAGGGCAATGGAGGGAGCATGCCAAAGCCCAAGAAGATGCATGGCACAGGATACAGGCCTTTTTCTGGCAACACTTGATGGACTCGGACATCCCTAAGAGCAAGCTGTAGTGGAAGCTGTCACAGGTGCTGACCAGGGTTGGTATTTCAGCTCTCACTGGATCTTGGAAACTCATCGAAAGTTTCCTGGCTTGCCTTCCTCTAAACCCCACTGTTGCATAGTTGTTAATTTTCATTCcccaaataattttccattttttagttGAATTTTAGTTGTCTTTTGGCCCCAGCTGCACTGTAGATTGGCACCATCTGGTCTGCCTGTGTGCTGTAGTCGTCTGAGAAAAACCCAGCCTCCCATCATGCAGATTGCATTTGTACTGAGCTATCTTTGCCCTCAATCTCCAACCATCTCCTTTCGTAACAGGGAATACTCTTACAGGAGTTTTCCATTGAATCGTTTAGTCTTGCACCTTTAACTGTAACCTAGCTGTAAACAGCACTTTCTTGGGACATCACATTATTACACTCACCTTTCCTCTTGGTGTAtcattttctcacattttttagTAAAAAGGTTGTGGCACTTCTGATCTCAGCTAAGTAAAGAGGCACTCTTCTGACTTATTCTGAAATGCAgtgataacattttttttctggtacctcaaaaaaacagaagtgaatcTTACCCAGGTTACACTGATTGTATCTCCTGCTGACTCCAGATAAGTTACATATCAGGGTAAAGTTTCCACTGCACTACTCAATAAATAcaatgtgtatgtgtgtatgcgCAGTTTACTTGAAATTGTCTGAATGAAGCCTGCCTATAAATACATAGGCAGCAATCCTGGTGTAGTCACAAGCTGTCGCTTCACCTGGCTGAAGAGTTTATATACAGAAGTCCTTACCTCCTATCGGTAAGAGAAGTGGTGGAGTTTGCAGTAGGGGTCTGCACGGTGCTCGAGATGGGGGTGATACAGATGTGCTAAGTAGCTGCTTTTGAATGTTGAAAGTCAGTTAATCCCcattttggggaggaagaataaagccactgctgctgctgagttcCCAGGAGCCCTGTGGAGTGGGCTGTCTCAGTGGTCTTGCCACTATAGCAGTTAGCTGTGGGCTTAGTGACAGCTAGGAAATGCCACTCTTCAGAGAGGACTGACCTTGCCTTCTGGGGAGAATGTGCATTATCTCACCCTTTACTGAGATCCAAACCTGCCAAGGACGGCTGTGATCTACCTCGTGCTTTTGTGGGATAGCGGCAAACAGCAGCTTGCTGGCATTTTCTAGATATCAAATGGCATCAACTGAGCAAATTTTGCTTCCTGGAGCAGTCAAGGCTCCCATTCTGACCACAGAAgcaagcaggagctggaggtCTCTGCCTTTCGCTGAGGCAGCAAAATCTTGCCTTTGAGAGAGCAGTAGTCCCTGGTTTCTAATTCCTGCTGAGACATGAGCCCTGCAGGAGCCTTGATCCTGCTGAGGGCAGAACCATGCCCTCAGTTGTTTTGCTTCAGGGAGCAATGGCTACTCAAAATGAGCGTGTTGGGCCTCAAAAGGGCTGTAGACTCTCTCATGCGACACATCCAATGCAGAGCGTGCCCCTTCAGGTACTTCCGATTTTCCGGCCCCAGCCCTTCCTCAAAATGGGAGATGAGTACCACTTAGCTCAAGGTGTGAGCAGTTAGTGTGGGGAGGTCTCTCTCCAGCTCACCCGTACTGGTCATCCGTCAAGTTTTATGCTATTACctcttcttcatttctgtttgtcGCCTGTGTGTCTATGTCCTGCATGGACTGTGGTTGTTCCAGATGTTTAGTGAGTGGGTAGGACCTGACAGAAGAGCAATGTGTAGCAACAAGGGAAGTCAAGCACATTTAAGCAGTTCAATCTGAATAAgggacattttcttttccctcatttttctattttattgaAGCAGTCAAAAAAACCTGGGTTGTCAATCCACATTTTCCTCACACTCATGGCGCTAGGCTGTGAGTTTCTCTGTGGTACGagtaattttgttcttttgtttttactggACACAGTGAGGCTTATGCAGTACAGTATGTTGTTCTTCAGCCTGTGGCATAACTAACAACTATTTTAATCCCTTCTGAGGGGAAGACAAACTTTCTCAGCCTTCAACGGGCAGTTTACAGATCTATACTTTGAATTACAAAATTGTGAGCTTCTGAGAAAATACATTATCAATAGGAAACTaccattaaaaggaaaaatgctttccatCAGTAAATCAACAATGTGGTCAGTGATGCTTTCATACAGTCTGTTATGTTGTCACATTCAGCAATCAATCAGGTTcaaggaaaacagtgttgaaaCTAGAGGATGAAGGGAGCTGACTGGTGACTCCATCGATGACAATAGCAcctctttgttttgttgctCTGGAGTGAAATCTTTGCTACCCAGTTAAAAGCCCTTTATTTATCACTTGGATGGCAGCTGgcaagaaagactgaaaaagctgatttagctgagcagctctgtgccacaTACAACCAGGAAAATATGCCACCCAACTCAGTTGCACTGggaattctttttaaatcagctggccttttaaaattaaactcaaGTTTGAAACTTATCTTCAGGAAATAGAAACTGGAAACCGGAGGGAGGCTAATATAAAATAATTGGAAATGGCCTAACTTCAATAAAATGCTTGTGCCTGTTCTTAAGCATGTTCTTCAGCGTTTTGCTGAAGACTTCGACTACTTAACGTTTCTTCTGCTGAAGAGATGATTTAGACAAATGGGGCTAAGATCACACCTATTTCCAAGTTAGTGGCAAAAATTCTACTAATTGCAGCCTGTAGAGTTAGGGTGCTTTATATAGTTTCTCCAGGCTTACAGACTACAGACAACATTGTTGAAGAACAATGTGGAagttattatttaattaaagatAATTGACCTTTAGCTGCAAAAGAGAGCCTATGCCAAGCACAACTgataaaactaataaaaattgGATGGGGAAAGCTATTCCTGTAATCTACTTGTAATTGAAAAGTGCTTCAGATAAAATAGAGCATCAGAGGACTAGTTTGAACCAAAAGATCTCAGCTTGATGCTTACATCAGTCATCCCTTTGTTTAGCACTTTGCGCTGTATTTCTATTATGAGAATGAGAATGAGAAAAGCTTGTGAAAAGTCTCTTAAACTGAGAAACAATCTCCTCACATGTAAGCTGCTATGAAAAATTTATTATACAGTACATCTTGCAGCGCTCTTTTGGGGCAGGATGATTTCCCTAGCTAATTTGGAATCAGGCAACAATAGAGATTGCTGATTTGTCAGTGCATTCTTAAAATTATCCTTTGCTCTGGTTCAACTTGTGGTCTCTCGACATAGAAAGGAGACTACCCCAAAAAGAAGAGAACTGGTGTGAAAAAGCGTGTCCTTGAGTGGAACATCTCTAAACTCTACTTTAGCCTTCCTGCCCAAACCCCATGAATCTAAGATGATAACCTGGGTGAATGCGATCTAAGTTATATGAAGCATATGTagcttattattttaaattaggtGTCCCTGAAGCAGGCCACAGGCTGTTTGCACACTGTGACACCTTTGGACACAGCTTATCCTTTTCAGTGTGGGCTTTCTATATCACAATGCAGATGATTTTCTTTACATAGCTCCATCCTGCTGTCCTATCTATTCAGTAACCCTTCATGAAAAGCTCCAGGGACTCCTAACAGTTTGGAAGCTCCTAACTGCATGGAGCAATGTCCTTTGTACTTCTCAAGGCTTCTTGAAAAAGCTTATGGGATTCTTTCCCCATACTTTGCCATATGTGTTGTTAGGCTGTGTATACCTGAGGAAGAAAAGTTCTTGGTGTTCTTTACTGGAGAACAGTTAGAAGTACCAGGTCCAATCAGGTATTTAACTGAACACAAGCTAAAGCTGATCCTGAAGCATTTTGATACACATACAGTATAACTTGCAGGAAACTGCAGAATGAAAGTAATCAAAATGCCTTTATTAATGTGAACCACAGGTACAGAAGAGGTGAAACATCTTTGAGAAAGTAGCTAGATGTCGAGCACTGTGCCTCTGCAGCAGTAGTGGGTATTTGAGGCTTCAGTGGAATTTTACTAGGGACTGTGCTGAACAAGGAGATTTCAGTGCAAATGTGCTCCTGTGACACTAGTAGCTTCTTACCCAGGAGAAGCAGTGTCTCTGGATGGCTTCTGCAAGCAAGGTTGTTTCACGGCCACAGGACAGAAGgaatgaagtgaaaaatgagaatatatGTTGTGCAGTGTAATTTAGAAGTGACCTTTCTCCGCTCcctgtttctgtttcctgtgtgttttggaAGTCTAAAGATGATcggggacttttttttttttaattcaaaacttACTCAGTTCTCTAATATATTACCAGATCATTTGTTATCAAGCTGTGGGATAAGACCAACatttaatgacaaaataaaaatagtaaaaattttTCCTATATTAGTATTTTGCTAAGAAATTTATAATTCtaccatttcagaaaaaatcaCTATTCTGCACTTTTTAGTACTCCATACATGTCATTCAGAAATGGAATCTGAGCCAAATGTAGTATTAAGTGCAGAGAAAGTGATGCTTTGTTTGAAGTTTGGCTAGAAGGAAAATTAATGTTTCCAATGAACTAACACTCCTTGCAGCATTTACTGCAAAATATCACTGCCATTTGTCATTGTCCAGGACAAAAAATAGATATGCTAAAACTCACTGTTCTTCAGAGTCTGAAAAAATTGTCCATGCAAAATTTACATTAAACCTAAAAATGCCTGCGCCCTGACTCTAGATAGCacttagagaaaaataattaaatgagtTACATTCTATTAATTCAGGCTTGTATCTTTTCAGTGACTTAAGCCACTGAACATTTAACATCTTGCGTTTAGACTGTGAATTTATGTCTGCATTAAAGTCACTTTAGTGAAAGGTGTGATTTTATGCTCCAGTTTAACTGTTCTAAGAATACCTTGCTGCCCAAAGGGACAGTCATGcctttttcctgcttgctgATCTAACGCAGAGGTAatcctgtggggaaaaaaaaaatgtaaaagaagatTAAAGTGTTCAGCTGGATCAGAGAAGGAAGTAGCAGGAACGTTCGTGGGGTTATCAGGAGAAGCAGGGGTAAGCGATACTGTGCCTTTCAGGGTCAGTGTGGCCTTATGCCAAATCAATATAATTGAGTAACTCTAGCAGAGTTTTTAGCTATGTTTGTAATAACTAGTCCAGCTGATTCTAAGTTATGATCCATTTCTGTATACAGTGAAGTGAATGCTTCGTGGCTCATTGTGTGCTGCCCCTGTTTACAATGGATCTGGTCTGGAAAGAGTAAGGTATTCAATGGTGGAGAGAAAATTGTGAAATATGAGTATCAGATAGGAGACAAGCTGGATAGATGGTTCGAGGGAGATGTCTTGCATAGGAACAGAGCATGTGCATATCTCTGCCTTCAATTAGAAGAGAAAGTTCAAATGCATTGCTATAATTTTAATATGCTATGAATTCAGTAAGACAGTTTTGAATCAATAAGCCTGTGCCATCTGCAGGAGTCTGTCCCTGGATAGTGTTAGTCTGATGTTCTCAAACATCAAGCACTAACTCAAAATGGATTAATTTTTCTAGCCTAGGCGTTGGCTGCATAGTGTTTTGGCTCCAGCCATCCTCCCATCTTTGGATCATTTTGGATCAGAGATAATTGTCTTCTTGATGCAGGAAGACTACTTTGGTACCTGACAACATCACTGCTGCCGTAGTGGAAGGGGAAGAGGTCAGTGGTCTGTACCTTTCGGTAGAAATATCACATCCAATTGCTGGAACAGCCCAGCGCTTA contains these protein-coding regions:
- the LOC127016378 gene encoding acyl-coenzyme A thioesterase 1-like, with amino-acid sequence MAVQVTVLPSPRCLFDDPVQICVAGLLPQQAVTLRASLVDESGELFQAHARYRAGSSGELDLSRSPALGGSYSGVEPMGLLWSLQSKAPYKRLAKRNVLTPFCVDLEVYEGHGDMSCLLGKCTNERWFSGEGVKRISVREGRLKATLFLPPGPGPFPGLIDLYGSGGGLVEYRASLLASRGFVTLALAYMAFEDLPAMPEILELGYFEEAVNFLRKQQQVKDTGIGVLGLSKGADLALSMATFLPGIKAAVSISGSGFNSFIPLQGDGFTVPPHPYDLGRMKTSDESGLVDFSDVLDDHRDPATWDCRIPMERSLAKFLFLSGLDDRNWKSDLYCRDAVQRLQQYGREVEFCSYSGAGHLLEPPYLPLCQTSIHKVLGVFVHWGGQWREHAKAQEDAWHRIQAFFWQHLMDSDIPKSKL